A genomic region of Herbaspirillum sp. DW155 contains the following coding sequences:
- a CDS encoding MerR family DNA-binding transcriptional regulator, whose amino-acid sequence MPTYTITELAEEFAITPRAIRFYEDHGILNPKREGVGGRQRVYPARERTRLKLTLRGKRLGFTLAEIKDLIDMYESPKDTQPQLQRFLGLLQQHREKLEQQREDLELTLSEIAAHEEQCRQLLADAKPKNKRKAVAA is encoded by the coding sequence ATGCCCACCTACACCATCACCGAACTGGCGGAAGAATTCGCGATCACGCCGCGCGCGATCCGGTTCTACGAAGACCACGGCATCCTCAATCCCAAGCGCGAAGGCGTGGGCGGACGACAGCGCGTCTATCCGGCGCGCGAACGCACGCGCCTGAAGCTCACGCTGCGCGGCAAGCGCCTGGGTTTCACGCTGGCCGAGATCAAGGACCTGATCGACATGTACGAGTCGCCCAAGGATACGCAGCCGCAACTGCAGCGCTTCCTGGGCCTGTTGCAACAGCATCGCGAAAAACTGGAACAGCAGCGCGAAGACCTGGAACTGACCCTCTCCGAAATCGCCGCCCACGAAGAGCAATGCCGGCAACTGCTGGCCGATGCCAAACCGAAGAACAAACGCAAGGCCGTGGCGGCCTGA
- a CDS encoding DUF494 domain-containing protein, whose amino-acid sequence MFDVLVYLYETYYRPDACPEPEALVKKLSAIGFEEDEISQALGWLTDLEVANHEFADNYPRQTAFSFGTRIYAHQESDVLGVEAIGFIQFLESAKMLDPIQREIVIERALAAGEAPVGLEKLKVIVLMVLWSQGKEPDGLMFEELFLDEDDTEPRLLH is encoded by the coding sequence ATGTTTGATGTCCTCGTTTACCTGTACGAAACCTACTATCGCCCCGATGCCTGCCCCGAACCCGAGGCGCTCGTCAAGAAGCTGTCCGCGATTGGTTTCGAAGAAGATGAAATCTCCCAGGCACTCGGATGGCTGACCGATCTTGAAGTCGCCAATCATGAGTTCGCCGACAACTATCCCCGACAGACGGCTTTTTCCTTCGGTACGCGTATCTATGCGCACCAGGAAAGCGATGTCCTGGGCGTGGAAGCCATCGGTTTCATCCAGTTCCTCGAATCGGCCAAGATGCTGGACCCGATCCAGCGCGAGATCGTCATCGAGCGCGCCCTGGCCGCCGGTGAAGCGCCGGTCGGCCTGGAAAAGCTCAAGGTCATCGTGCTGATGGTGCTGTGGAGCCAAGGCAAGGAGCCGGATGGTCTGATGTTCGAGGAACTGTTCCTCGACGAAGACGACACCGAACCGCGCCTGCTGCATTAA
- a CDS encoding MBL fold metallo-hydrolase: MNALESQLDYAFGDTLPDTGHTMQVAPGVRWLRMGLPFALNHINLWLLEDEVETSQGRQRGWTVVDCGIATDDTRTAWERIFTEELDGLPIVRVLVTHCHPDHVGLADWLCQRWQAPLWMSTGDYAFARVMSAALPGAEGTAATPHFQRHGLADPGTIATLQGRNTYYQDLVPAVPRAYHRMQDGHAVRIGGRDWEIITGFGHSPEHVSLYCAALNVLISGDMVLPRISTNVSVFAIEPESNPVQQYLDSLAKYAHLPDDVLVLPSHGKPFRGLHTRIRQLNDHHRERLAEVLEACATPQTGVDILPVMFKRPLDTHQLSFALGEAVAHLHKLWYDGAVKRLLGEDGVYRFVAM; this comes from the coding sequence ATGAATGCACTTGAATCCCAGCTCGACTACGCCTTCGGCGACACCCTGCCCGACACCGGCCACACCATGCAAGTGGCACCGGGCGTGCGCTGGCTGCGCATGGGGCTGCCCTTTGCCCTGAATCACATCAATCTCTGGCTGCTGGAAGACGAGGTGGAAACATCGCAAGGCCGCCAGCGCGGCTGGACCGTGGTCGATTGCGGCATCGCCACCGACGATACGCGCACGGCCTGGGAGCGCATCTTCACCGAAGAACTCGATGGCCTGCCCATCGTGCGCGTGCTGGTCACGCATTGCCATCCGGATCACGTCGGTCTTGCCGACTGGCTGTGCCAGCGCTGGCAGGCGCCGCTGTGGATGAGTACCGGTGATTACGCCTTTGCGCGCGTGATGTCGGCGGCCTTGCCGGGGGCCGAGGGCACGGCGGCTACGCCCCATTTCCAGCGCCACGGGCTGGCCGATCCCGGGACGATCGCCACGCTGCAGGGGCGCAATACGTATTACCAGGACCTGGTGCCGGCGGTGCCGCGCGCGTATCACCGCATGCAGGACGGTCACGCGGTGCGCATCGGCGGGCGGGACTGGGAGATCATCACCGGGTTCGGGCATTCGCCGGAGCACGTCTCGCTGTATTGCGCGGCGCTGAACGTGCTCATTTCGGGGGATATGGTGTTGCCGCGCATCTCCACCAATGTGTCGGTGTTTGCCATCGAGCCGGAGAGCAATCCGGTGCAGCAGTATCTGGATTCGCTGGCGAAATATGCGCACCTGCCGGACGATGTGCTGGTGCTGCCTTCGCATGGCAAGCCCTTCCGTGGCTTGCATACGCGCATCCGGCAGCTGAACGATCATCACCGCGAGCGTCTGGCCGAAGTGCTGGAGGCCTGCGCCACGCCGCAGACGGGCGTGGATATCCTGCCGGTGATGTTCAAGCGGCCGCTGGATACGCACCAGTTGTCCTTCGCGCTGGGGGAGGCGGTGGCGCACCTGCACAAGCTCTGGTATGACGGCGCGGTGAAGCGCTTGCTGGGAGAGGACGGGGTGTATCGCTTTGTGGCGATGTAA
- a CDS encoding LapA family protein → MKFRTIFLIVLLALVALFAAVNWTAFTATTTLSLIYTEFQAPLGAVMLGVVIVLTAFFLLYILALQTTVMLESRRLTKQLEAQRALADQAEHSRFNDLRGYLKAELEQLQRRQTEQQTLLAQRLDALQRDIHLRVEQTENAVAAQVGELDDRLQRQRAAGVVQNLA, encoded by the coding sequence ATGAAATTCCGGACCATTTTCCTGATCGTGCTGCTGGCGCTGGTCGCCCTCTTCGCCGCCGTCAACTGGACGGCCTTTACGGCCACGACCACGCTGTCGCTGATCTACACCGAGTTCCAGGCGCCGCTGGGCGCGGTGATGCTGGGCGTGGTGATCGTGCTGACGGCCTTCTTCCTGCTCTACATCCTGGCCCTGCAGACCACCGTGATGCTGGAAAGCCGGCGCCTGACCAAGCAGCTCGAAGCCCAGCGCGCCCTGGCGGACCAGGCCGAGCATTCGCGCTTCAACGATCTGCGCGGCTATCTGAAGGCCGAGCTGGAACAGCTGCAGCGCCGCCAGACCGAACAGCAGACCCTGCTGGCGCAGCGCCTGGATGCCTTGCAGCGTGACATCCACCTGCGCGTGGAACAGACCGAAAATGCCGTGGCGGCCCAGGTCGGCGAGCTGGACGACCGGCTGCAGCGTCAGCGCGCGGCGGGAGTGGTCCAGAATCTGGCATAA
- a CDS encoding isovaleryl-CoA dehydrogenase — protein MTHLPGLTFDHGDDIAALREAVAAFAQTEIAPRAAEIDRSDQFPMDLWKKLGDLGVLGITVGEEYGGAGLGYLAHIIAMEEISRASASVGLSYGAHSNLCVNQIKRNGNEEQKRKYLPRLIAGDFIGALAMSEPNAGSDVVSMKLRADKKGDRYVLNGSKMWITNGPDADVLVVYAKTDLEAGARGMTAFLVEKGYKGFSVAQKLDKLGMRGSHTGELVFQDCEVPEENVLGGIGRGVNVLMSGLDFERSVLSGGPLGIMQACMDVVVPYVHDRKQFGQAIGEFQLMQGKLADMYSTMMACKAYVYAVGQACDRADSADKVRALRKDAAGAILYSAEKATWMAGEAIQSLGGNGYINEYPVGRLWRDAKLYEIGAGTSEIRRMLIGRELFADTL, from the coding sequence ATGACCCACCTGCCCGGCCTCACTTTCGACCACGGCGACGACATCGCCGCCCTGCGCGAAGCGGTCGCCGCCTTCGCCCAAACGGAGATCGCCCCGCGCGCAGCCGAGATCGACCGCAGCGACCAGTTCCCCATGGACCTGTGGAAAAAACTGGGCGACCTGGGCGTGCTGGGCATCACCGTGGGCGAGGAATACGGCGGCGCCGGACTGGGCTATCTGGCCCACATCATCGCGATGGAAGAAATCTCGCGCGCCTCGGCCTCGGTGGGCCTGTCCTACGGTGCGCATTCCAACCTGTGCGTGAACCAGATCAAGCGCAACGGCAACGAAGAGCAGAAGCGCAAATACCTGCCCAGGCTGATCGCGGGCGACTTCATCGGCGCGCTGGCCATGTCCGAACCCAATGCCGGGTCGGATGTGGTGAGCATGAAACTGCGCGCCGACAAGAAGGGCGACCGCTATGTGCTCAACGGCAGCAAGATGTGGATCACCAACGGCCCCGACGCCGACGTGCTGGTGGTCTATGCCAAGACCGATCTGGAAGCCGGTGCGCGCGGCATGACGGCATTCCTGGTAGAGAAAGGATATAAAGGATTTTCCGTCGCGCAGAAACTGGACAAGCTCGGCATGCGCGGCTCCCACACCGGCGAGCTGGTGTTCCAGGATTGTGAGGTGCCGGAAGAAAACGTATTGGGCGGCATCGGCCGTGGCGTCAACGTGCTGATGTCGGGTCTGGACTTCGAGCGCAGCGTGCTCTCCGGCGGTCCGCTGGGCATCATGCAGGCCTGCATGGATGTGGTCGTGCCCTACGTGCATGACCGCAAGCAGTTCGGCCAGGCCATCGGCGAATTCCAGCTCATGCAGGGCAAGCTGGCCGACATGTATTCCACCATGATGGCCTGCAAGGCCTACGTCTATGCGGTCGGCCAGGCCTGTGACCGGGCCGACAGCGCCGACAAGGTGCGCGCCCTGCGCAAGGATGCCGCCGGTGCCATTCTCTACTCGGCCGAGAAGGCCACCTGGATGGCCGGCGAAGCGATCCAGTCGCTGGGCGGCAATGGCTACATCAACGAATATCCCGTGGGCCGACTGTGGCGCGACGCCAAGCTCTACGAGATCGGCGCCGGCACCAGCGAAATCCGCCGCATGCTGATCGGCCGCGAACTGTTTGCCGATACCCTCTGA
- the def gene encoding peptide deformylase, which yields MALLNILRYPDPRLHKIAAPVTVFDERIKKLVADMAETMYAAPGVGLAATQVDVHEQVVVIDVSEDSKNLQVFINPEITWASEEKRVYDEGCLSVPGIYDGVERPARVKVRAFDADGKAFEVEADELLAVCIQHEMDHLKGKVFVEYLSPLKRNRIKTKLQKEEREMKKKAG from the coding sequence ATGGCCCTGCTGAACATCCTCCGTTATCCCGATCCGCGCCTGCACAAGATCGCCGCCCCCGTGACCGTCTTCGACGAGCGCATCAAGAAGCTGGTGGCCGACATGGCCGAGACTATGTACGCCGCCCCCGGCGTGGGCCTGGCCGCCACCCAGGTGGACGTGCATGAACAGGTGGTGGTGATCGACGTTTCCGAGGACAGCAAGAACCTGCAGGTCTTCATCAACCCCGAGATCACCTGGGCCAGCGAAGAAAAGCGCGTCTACGACGAAGGCTGCCTGTCGGTGCCCGGCATCTACGACGGCGTGGAACGCCCGGCCCGCGTGAAGGTGCGCGCCTTCGATGCCGACGGCAAGGCCTTCGAGGTCGAAGCCGATGAGCTGCTGGCCGTGTGCATCCAGCATGAGATGGATCACCTGAAGGGCAAGGTCTTCGTCGAATACCTCTCGCCGTTGAAGCGTAACCGCATCAAGACCAAGCTGCAGAAGGAAGAACGCGAGATGAAGAAGAAGGCGGGCTGA
- a CDS encoding exodeoxyribonuclease III, whose protein sequence is MPKIVSANLNGIRSAAKKGFFEWMQKEAPDFVCVQELKAQAADMTEDFLAPAGYVGHFHYAQKKGYSGVGVYSRRQPDSVRIGFGNTEFDDEGRYVECDYGDLTVISLYAPSGSSSEERQEAKFRFMEAFLPHLMELEKSGREVVICGDWNIAHKEIDLKNWKSNQKNSGFLPEERAWMTRIFDQLGLVDVYRRLHPETTGEAYTWWSNRGQAWANNVGWRIDYHVSTPGIAARAVSAAIYKEQRFSDHAPLTVVYSD, encoded by the coding sequence ATGCCAAAAATCGTCTCCGCCAACCTCAACGGAATCCGCTCGGCCGCCAAGAAGGGCTTTTTCGAATGGATGCAAAAGGAAGCGCCGGACTTCGTGTGTGTGCAGGAACTGAAGGCCCAGGCGGCCGACATGACCGAAGACTTCCTGGCCCCGGCGGGCTACGTCGGCCATTTCCACTACGCGCAAAAGAAGGGCTACTCGGGCGTGGGCGTCTACAGCCGCCGCCAGCCGGACTCGGTGCGCATCGGCTTCGGCAATACCGAATTCGATGACGAAGGCCGCTATGTCGAATGCGACTATGGCGACCTGACCGTGATCTCGCTCTATGCGCCTTCGGGTTCCTCCAGCGAGGAGCGCCAGGAAGCCAAGTTCCGCTTCATGGAAGCCTTCCTGCCGCACCTGATGGAGTTGGAAAAGAGCGGCCGTGAAGTGGTCATCTGCGGCGACTGGAACATCGCCCACAAGGAAATCGACCTGAAGAACTGGAAGAGCAACCAGAAGAATTCAGGCTTTTTGCCGGAAGAACGCGCCTGGATGACGCGCATTTTCGACCAGTTGGGCCTGGTGGATGTGTATCGCCGTCTGCATCCGGAGACCACCGGCGAAGCCTACACCTGGTGGAGCAATCGCGGCCAGGCCTGGGCCAACAACGTGGGGTGGCGTATCGATTATCACGTCTCCACGCCGGGCATCGCGGCCAGGGCGGTGAGCGCGGCGATCTACAAGGAGCAGCGCTTCTCGGATCACGCGCCGTTGACGGTGGTGTACAGCGACTGA
- the dprA gene encoding DNA-processing protein DprA has product MQDHFHQDCADLAHWLRLAMTDGIGPVLARRLLSVFGLPGNLWQADAQALREVVPAPVAGSLLRAPTAQQCERIAATLAWALEPGHRVVTLADAAYPPGLLQIADPPLLLYLRGNPELLAGNALAVVGSRNATTQGVMHAARFSEELSRAGITIVSGLALGIDAAAHAGGLSGAGSTVAVIGTGIDLDYPRRNRALAQRIAEEGCIVSEYALGTPPLAANFPRRNRIISGLSRAVLVVEAAAQSGSLITARMAAEQGRDVFAIPGSIHAPLSKGCHQLIRQGAKLVETTQDILDEMPPWPALSGHQAVRQATAPACVHAQQQREDDDPAMRLVLQSLGHDPLDADSLAQRSGLDVAALAGILLTLELQGAVEVLPGARYRRLG; this is encoded by the coding sequence ATGCAAGATCATTTCCATCAAGACTGCGCCGATCTGGCGCACTGGCTGCGCCTGGCGATGACCGATGGCATCGGTCCGGTGCTGGCGCGCAGGCTCTTGTCGGTGTTCGGCCTGCCGGGCAATCTCTGGCAGGCCGATGCCCAGGCGCTGCGCGAGGTGGTGCCGGCGCCGGTGGCGGGCAGCTTGTTGCGCGCACCCACGGCGCAGCAATGCGAGCGCATCGCGGCCACGCTGGCGTGGGCGCTGGAGCCGGGGCACCGTGTCGTCACGCTGGCCGATGCGGCCTATCCGCCCGGCCTGCTGCAGATTGCCGATCCGCCCTTGCTGCTGTACCTGCGCGGCAATCCGGAACTGCTCGCGGGCAACGCCCTGGCCGTGGTCGGCAGCCGCAATGCCACTACCCAGGGCGTGATGCACGCGGCGCGCTTTTCGGAAGAGTTGAGCCGCGCCGGCATCACCATCGTCTCCGGACTGGCACTGGGCATCGATGCGGCGGCCCACGCGGGCGGGCTCAGCGGGGCCGGCTCGACGGTGGCGGTCATCGGTACCGGCATCGATCTGGATTATCCCCGGCGCAACCGCGCACTGGCACAACGCATCGCCGAGGAGGGCTGCATCGTCAGCGAATATGCGCTGGGCACGCCGCCGCTGGCGGCCAACTTTCCGCGCCGCAACCGGATCATCTCGGGCCTGTCGCGCGCGGTACTGGTGGTGGAGGCGGCTGCGCAATCGGGTTCGCTGATCACCGCGAGGATGGCGGCCGAGCAGGGCCGCGATGTGTTTGCCATTCCCGGCTCGATTCATGCGCCGCTCTCCAAGGGCTGCCATCAGCTGATCCGCCAGGGCGCCAAGCTGGTGGAGACCACCCAGGACATCCTCGACGAGATGCCGCCCTGGCCCGCATTGTCGGGGCATCAAGCTGTCAGGCAGGCAACTGCCCCGGCGTGCGTGCACGCCCAGCAACAGCGCGAAGATGACGATCCGGCAATGCGCCTGGTACTGCAGAGCCTGGGCCACGATCCGCTCGACGCCGACAGCCTCGCACAGCGCAGCGGGCTGGACGTGGCGGCGCTGGCAGGAATATTGCTCACGCTGGAACTGCAGGGTGCGGTCGAGGTGTTGCCCGGTGCACGTTATCGTCGTCTGGGGTGA
- the pyrE gene encoding orotate phosphoribosyltransferase, translated as MSNLRQEFIEFAVSAGVLRFGEFVTKAGRTSPYFFNAGLFSEGATLAQVARFYAQTLQDCGVEYDMLFGPAYKGITLASATAVALAGMGRNVPFAFNRKEAKDHGEGGTIVGAKLQGKVVIIDDVISAGTSVRESVDMIRAAGATPCAVLIALDRMERSGKDGALSELSAVQEVAREYGMPVISIGNLNDLFEYISNGGDARLSQYKDAVAAYRTRYGV; from the coding sequence GTGAGCAACTTGAGACAGGAATTCATCGAATTCGCGGTATCGGCCGGCGTGCTGCGCTTTGGCGAATTCGTCACCAAGGCAGGCCGTACCTCGCCTTACTTCTTCAACGCCGGCCTCTTCAGCGAGGGCGCGACCCTGGCGCAGGTGGCCCGCTTCTACGCCCAGACCCTTCAGGATTGCGGCGTGGAATATGACATGCTGTTCGGCCCCGCCTACAAGGGCATCACCCTGGCCTCGGCCACCGCCGTGGCGCTGGCCGGCATGGGCCGCAACGTCCCCTTCGCCTTCAACCGCAAGGAAGCCAAGGACCACGGCGAAGGCGGCACCATCGTCGGCGCCAAGCTGCAGGGCAAGGTCGTGATCATCGATGACGTCATCTCGGCCGGCACCTCGGTGCGCGAATCGGTGGACATGATCCGCGCCGCCGGTGCCACCCCCTGCGCCGTGCTGATCGCGCTGGACCGCATGGAGCGCTCGGGCAAGGATGGTGCGCTCTCCGAACTGTCGGCGGTGCAGGAAGTGGCGCGCGAATACGGCATGCCGGTCATTTCCATCGGTAACCTCAATGACCTCTTCGAGTACATTTCCAACGGCGGCGATGCCCGCCTGAGCCAGTACAAGGATGCCGTGGCAGCCTATCGGACCCGTTACGGCGTCTAA
- a CDS encoding DNA topoisomerase III, giving the protein MSKTLIIAEKPSVANDIAKTLGGFTKHDEYFESDEYILSSAVGHLLEIAVPEEYDVKRGKWSFTHLPMIPPHFALNPIAKTESRLKVLSKLIKRKDVTTLINACDAGREGELIFRLIAQYTKAKQPVKRLWLQSMTPGAIREGFAHLRDDEEMLPLANAARCRSEADWLIGINGTRAMTAFNSKEGGFYLTTVGRVQTPTLSIVVEREEKIKKFVPRDYWEVHAEFVCAAGIYKGRWLDKGHKKDEADPEKRPERLWSKAAADSIVAACRDKPGNVTEESKPTTQMSPGLFDLTSLQREANSRFGFSAKNTLGLAQALYEKHKVLTYPRTDSRHLPEDYINTVKDTLEALAENNNYHQFSKQILKQGWVKPNKRIFDNTKISDHFAIIPTTQVPKNLSEPEQKLYDLVTRRFMAVFFPPAEFQVTTRFTEVSGHQFKSEGKVMINPGWLAIYGKQVEEDDKDKEGGGNLVAVAPGEKVKTDKVSANGLVTKPPARYTEATLLSAMEGAGKLVDSDELREAMAGKGLGTPATRAAIIEGLLNEKYLIREGREMMPTAKAFQLMTLLHGLGVDELTEPELTGEWEHKLAQMERGKISRDEFMREIAQMTQIIVKRAKEYDNDTIPGDYATLKTPCPNCGGVVKENYRRFACTKCEFSMSKVPGGRQFEIAEVEELLQNRTIGPLQGFRSKMGRPFAAILKISRDEEIKNFKLEFDFGQDQSEGEGGEPVDFSEQTPLGACPKCGSGVYEMGLAYVCEKTVAKPKACDFRSSRIILQQEILPEQMAKLLNDGKTDLLPGFISQRTRRPFKAFLVRGKDGKISFEFEERKAKAPAKGKAAAADADDGADEAVAKKAAKKAATKTTATKTKAAAAAKKPALRKATPKKAAAPDA; this is encoded by the coding sequence ATGAGCAAGACCCTCATCATTGCCGAGAAGCCCTCTGTCGCGAACGACATCGCGAAGACGCTCGGCGGCTTCACCAAGCACGATGAGTATTTCGAATCCGACGAGTACATCTTGTCCTCGGCCGTCGGTCACCTGCTGGAAATCGCAGTCCCCGAGGAATACGACGTCAAGCGCGGCAAGTGGAGTTTTACGCATCTGCCCATGATCCCGCCGCACTTTGCGCTGAACCCCATCGCCAAGACCGAATCGCGCCTGAAGGTGCTCTCCAAGCTCATCAAGCGCAAGGATGTGACCACCCTCATCAACGCATGTGACGCGGGCCGCGAAGGTGAACTGATCTTCCGCCTCATCGCGCAATACACCAAGGCCAAGCAGCCGGTGAAGCGCCTGTGGCTGCAATCGATGACCCCCGGTGCCATCCGCGAGGGCTTTGCCCATCTGCGCGATGATGAAGAAATGCTCCCGCTGGCCAATGCCGCGCGCTGCCGCAGCGAAGCCGACTGGCTAATCGGTATCAACGGCACCCGCGCCATGACCGCCTTCAATTCCAAGGAAGGCGGCTTCTATCTCACCACCGTGGGCCGCGTGCAGACGCCTACGCTGTCCATCGTGGTGGAGCGTGAAGAGAAGATCAAGAAGTTCGTCCCGCGCGACTACTGGGAAGTGCACGCCGAATTCGTCTGCGCCGCCGGCATCTACAAGGGCCGCTGGCTGGACAAGGGCCACAAGAAGGACGAGGCCGATCCCGAGAAGCGCCCCGAGCGCCTGTGGAGCAAAGCCGCAGCGGATTCCATCGTGGCCGCCTGCCGCGACAAGCCGGGCAACGTCACCGAGGAATCCAAGCCGACCACGCAGATGTCGCCGGGCCTGTTCGATTTGACCAGCCTGCAGCGCGAGGCCAACTCGCGCTTCGGCTTCTCGGCCAAGAACACCCTGGGCCTGGCCCAGGCGCTGTATGAGAAGCACAAGGTGCTGACCTATCCGCGTACCGATTCGCGCCACCTGCCCGAGGACTACATCAACACGGTCAAGGACACCCTGGAGGCGCTGGCCGAGAACAACAACTACCACCAGTTCTCCAAGCAGATCTTGAAGCAAGGCTGGGTCAAGCCCAACAAGCGCATCTTCGACAACACCAAGATCAGCGACCACTTCGCCATCATCCCGACCACCCAGGTGCCCAAGAACCTGTCGGAGCCGGAACAGAAGCTCTACGACCTGGTGACGCGCCGCTTCATGGCGGTGTTCTTCCCGCCGGCCGAGTTCCAGGTGACGACCCGTTTCACGGAAGTGTCGGGCCACCAGTTCAAGAGCGAAGGCAAAGTGATGATCAACCCCGGCTGGCTGGCCATCTACGGCAAGCAGGTCGAGGAAGACGACAAGGACAAGGAAGGCGGCGGCAACCTGGTGGCCGTGGCCCCGGGCGAGAAGGTCAAGACCGACAAGGTGAGCGCCAACGGCCTGGTCACCAAGCCGCCTGCCCGCTACACCGAAGCCACGCTGCTGTCGGCCATGGAAGGCGCCGGCAAGCTGGTGGATTCGGATGAACTGCGCGAAGCCATGGCCGGCAAGGGCCTGGGCACGCCCGCCACGCGCGCGGCCATCATCGAAGGTCTGCTGAACGAAAAGTACCTGATCCGCGAAGGGCGTGAAATGATGCCCACCGCCAAGGCCTTCCAGCTGATGACGCTGCTGCATGGCCTGGGCGTGGATGAGCTGACCGAACCCGAGCTGACCGGCGAGTGGGAACACAAGCTGGCCCAGATGGAGCGCGGCAAGATCAGCCGTGATGAGTTCATGCGCGAGATCGCGCAGATGACCCAGATCATCGTCAAGCGCGCCAAGGAATACGACAACGACACCATCCCCGGTGACTACGCGACGCTGAAGACGCCTTGCCCCAACTGCGGTGGCGTGGTGAAGGAAAATTACCGCCGCTTCGCCTGCACCAAGTGCGAATTCTCGATGAGCAAGGTGCCGGGTGGTCGCCAGTTCGAGATCGCCGAAGTGGAAGAACTGTTGCAGAACCGCACCATCGGCCCGCTGCAGGGCTTCCGCTCCAAGATGGGCCGTCCTTTTGCGGCCATCCTGAAGATTTCGCGCGACGAAGAGATCAAGAACTTCAAGCTGGAATTCGACTTCGGCCAGGATCAGTCCGAAGGCGAAGGCGGCGAGCCGGTCGACTTCAGCGAGCAGACCCCGCTGGGCGCCTGCCCCAAGTGCGGCAGCGGCGTCTACGAGATGGGCCTGGCCTATGTGTGCGAGAAGACCGTGGCCAAGCCCAAGGCCTGCGACTTCCGCAGCAGCCGCATCATCCTGCAGCAGGAGATCCTGCCGGAGCAGATGGCCAAGCTCCTGAACGACGGCAAGACCGACCTGCTGCCGGGCTTCATCTCGCAGCGCACGCGCCGGCCTTTCAAGGCCTTCCTGGTGCGTGGCAAGGATGGCAAGATCAGCTTCGAGTTCGAGGAACGCAAGGCCAAGGCCCCCGCCAAGGGCAAGGCGGCGGCCGCGGACGCCGATGACGGTGCCGACGAGGCAGTCGCCAAGAAGGCCGCCAAGAAGGCGGCGACCAAGACCACCGCCACCAAGACCAAGGCGGCAGCAGCGGCCAAGAAGCCGGCCCTGCGCAAGGCGACTCCGAAGAAGGCCGCCGCTCCCGACGCCTGA
- a CDS encoding BON domain-containing protein, with protein MSDARSLLTRLRRPLAAVALGGMVAVSLQGCFAVFAGGALATTFAATDRRTLGAQTEDKSIVVKGEARIPDVVAAGSHVNVTAFNRKVLLSGEVPDEASKAAAERETKAIQNVETVYNELEVGPASSFGSRSSDALITSKVLASLVDDKTLYSSAFKITTERGIVYMMGRVTQREGQRAAQIASGVSGVNKVITLFEYITEDQLKDYQRKPADENKSTS; from the coding sequence ATGAGTGATGCACGATCGTTGTTGACCCGCCTGCGCCGCCCGCTGGCCGCAGTGGCCCTCGGCGGCATGGTGGCCGTGAGCCTGCAGGGCTGTTTTGCGGTGTTTGCCGGCGGTGCGCTGGCGACCACCTTTGCCGCCACCGACCGCCGTACCCTGGGCGCGCAGACGGAAGACAAATCGATCGTGGTCAAGGGCGAAGCCCGCATCCCCGACGTGGTGGCCGCCGGCTCCCACGTCAACGTGACGGCCTTCAACCGCAAGGTGCTGCTGTCCGGCGAAGTGCCCGACGAAGCCTCCAAGGCCGCCGCCGAGCGTGAAACCAAGGCCATCCAGAACGTCGAGACGGTGTACAACGAACTGGAAGTGGGCCCTGCGTCCAGCTTCGGTTCGCGTTCCAGCGATGCGCTCATCACCAGCAAGGTGCTGGCCAGCCTGGTGGACGACAAGACGCTGTACTCCAGCGCCTTCAAGATCACCACCGAACGCGGCATCGTCTACATGATGGGCCGCGTGACCCAGCGTGAAGGGCAGCGTGCGGCGCAGATCGCCAGCGGCGTCTCGGGCGTGAACAAGGTCATCACCCTGTTCGAGTACATCACCGAGGACCAGTTGAAGGATTACCAACGCAAGCCGGCCGACGAGAACAAGTCCACCAGCTGA
- a CDS encoding TlpA disulfide reductase family protein has product MQAQANAPRSGLMIKLAAVALVAAIAAFAYFKVSAGNAAPDVTFTKLDGQQVALKDLRGKVVMVNFWATSCTTCVGEMPKMIETYNKFKDRGLDFVAVAMSYDPPNYVLNYTETRKLPFKVALDPQDKLAKAFGDVKLTPTTFVIGKDGNIIKRYVGEPQFAELHQLLEKALAAA; this is encoded by the coding sequence ATGCAAGCACAGGCAAACGCTCCCAGGAGCGGTCTCATGATCAAGCTGGCCGCAGTCGCCCTGGTGGCGGCCATCGCCGCCTTCGCCTATTTCAAAGTCAGTGCCGGCAACGCCGCGCCCGACGTCACCTTCACCAAGCTCGATGGCCAGCAGGTCGCGCTGAAGGACTTGCGCGGCAAGGTGGTCATGGTCAATTTCTGGGCCACCAGCTGCACCACCTGCGTGGGCGAGATGCCGAAGATGATCGAGACCTACAACAAGTTCAAGGACCGTGGCCTGGACTTCGTGGCCGTGGCCATGAGCTATGACCCGCCCAACTACGTGCTGAACTACACCGAAACCCGCAAGCTGCCCTTCAAGGTCGCCCTGGACCCGCAAGACAAGCTGGCCAAGGCCTTCGGCGACGTCAAGCTGACCCCGACCACCTTCGTCATCGGCAAGGATGGCAACATCATCAAGCGCTACGTGGGCGAACCGCAGTTTGCCGAATTGCATCAGTTGCTGGAAAAGGCACTGGCGGCCGCCTGA